The following are encoded in a window of uncultured Sphaerochaeta sp. genomic DNA:
- a CDS encoding response regulator transcription factor — protein sequence MTETQDLIYIVEDHEVIREGVRQYLELSGYHVKGFATLRAVREAVANQVPSLLIQDVMLPDGDGFAFVKQLKEKCDCPVIFMTARSEESDRILGFELGADDYISKPFSPKELVLRVQAVLRRYRNNSYSPSDGFLYVNDHSMRFDETDHQLLVDGEEVILTAAEWRILAFLIENSHHLVSRSQILEECFDYAVDSYERVVDTHIKNIRSKLGDGPWIETVRGYGYRFIGHEKEGAVL from the coding sequence ATGACAGAGACACAGGACCTTATATATATAGTAGAGGATCATGAAGTGATCCGTGAGGGGGTTCGCCAGTACCTTGAACTCTCGGGGTATCACGTTAAGGGGTTTGCAACCCTTAGGGCGGTTCGGGAGGCTGTTGCCAACCAGGTTCCCTCACTGCTTATCCAGGATGTCATGCTTCCAGATGGGGATGGCTTCGCGTTTGTGAAACAACTCAAGGAGAAGTGTGACTGTCCGGTGATTTTCATGACTGCACGCAGTGAGGAGAGTGACAGGATCCTTGGGTTTGAACTCGGGGCTGATGACTATATCTCAAAGCCCTTCAGCCCAAAGGAGCTGGTACTCAGGGTGCAGGCAGTGCTCAGGCGATACCGGAACAACAGTTACAGCCCAAGCGATGGCTTTCTATATGTCAATGACCACTCGATGCGCTTTGATGAGACCGATCATCAACTTCTGGTTGATGGAGAGGAGGTTATCCTGACCGCTGCTGAGTGGAGAATCCTTGCATTCCTGATCGAAAACTCACATCATTTGGTTTCTCGTTCTCAGATTCTCGAGGAGTGTTTCGACTATGCTGTCGACTCCTATGAACGGGTGGTCGATACCCATATCAAGAATATCCGCTCCAAACTTGGAGACGGTCCCTGGATCGAGACGGTTCGTGGCTATGGCTATCGTTTTATTGGGCATGAGAAGGAAGGCGCAGTGTTATGA
- a CDS encoding response regulator transcription factor, giving the protein MKMIYVVDPTVEDREGVKQYLELSGYEVHVFEDLHAVQVAISRQVPDLMLLEVQFSDGDGFSYIKKMKQTHSFPVIFVTSRVAESDRILGFELGADDYVCKPFSFKELVLRVHALFRRIDVSVSSYRGGSTWVLAGSVLQFDEVSHLFTLDGSQIPLTAAEWRIMSYLVSNSGILITRSQILEHCFDYSFESYDRIVDTHVKNMRAKMGPMGPQWIETVRGYGYRFAGKSTSSLPGKGSEGQE; this is encoded by the coding sequence ATGAAGATGATTTATGTCGTTGACCCCACAGTTGAGGATCGAGAAGGGGTGAAACAGTATCTCGAGCTTTCAGGATACGAGGTGCATGTGTTTGAGGATTTGCATGCTGTTCAGGTAGCCATAAGCCGTCAAGTTCCTGACTTGATGCTCCTGGAAGTACAGTTCTCTGATGGGGATGGGTTCAGTTACATCAAGAAAATGAAGCAGACCCATTCATTTCCGGTCATCTTCGTGACAAGCAGGGTTGCTGAGAGTGATCGCATCCTGGGTTTTGAGTTGGGGGCTGACGACTATGTATGCAAGCCGTTCAGCTTCAAGGAGCTGGTGCTCAGGGTGCACGCACTGTTTCGCCGAATTGATGTCAGTGTTTCCTCCTACCGGGGAGGATCAACATGGGTGTTGGCAGGGTCTGTATTGCAGTTCGACGAGGTAAGTCACCTCTTCACCTTGGACGGATCGCAGATACCGCTTACAGCTGCAGAGTGGAGAATTATGAGTTACTTGGTGAGCAATAGTGGAATCCTCATCACCCGCTCACAGATATTGGAGCACTGCTTTGACTATAGTTTTGAGTCGTATGACCGAATTGTCGATACCCATGTGAAGAATATGCGTGCAAAGATGGGTCCCATGGGACCACAGTGGATCGAGACAGTCAGGGGATATGGTTACCGGTTTGCCGGTAAGAGTACTTCCAGCCTTCCCGGGAAGGGAAGCGAAGGGCAGGAATAA
- a CDS encoding NusG domain II-containing protein: protein MKLRWKTLIGDTLILALCILALVAISRQTASGGSGYVQVQSSEATYRYSLDVDREITVQGPLGETHIVIEDGHAHIEDSACPTKSCTFQKPISNARSWIACLPNQVLLTIVGSNSENLEVDDVAN from the coding sequence ATGAAACTCAGGTGGAAAACCCTCATTGGAGACACACTCATCCTTGCCCTCTGCATCCTTGCCCTTGTTGCCATCAGCAGGCAGACTGCCAGCGGCGGAAGCGGGTATGTCCAGGTCCAGAGCAGTGAAGCCACCTACCGCTACAGTCTCGATGTCGATCGTGAGATTACCGTACAGGGGCCACTGGGGGAGACCCATATAGTCATCGAGGATGGTCACGCCCACATCGAGGACTCAGCCTGCCCCACCAAGAGCTGCACCTTCCAGAAACCCATTTCAAATGCACGCTCCTGGATCGCGTGCCTTCCAAACCAGGTGCTGCTTACCATCGTAGGCAGCAACAGCGAGAATCTGGAGGTTGATGATGTCGCAAACTGA
- a CDS encoding Gx transporter family protein — MMSQTEKKIAFISATTLLLSTLEYLIPKPLPFLRLGLANLPLLIILDGMSFGPFFIILLLKAVGQGMVSGTLFSYLFLISLAGTLSSGIAMKGAKQLLGIRVSLVGCSLLGAFVSNLSQLQVASWIAYGPSIWIAAPLMLALGMVTSFALGLLAEIYLQRGTTGKALTQGTLSLSIPPTEEKVSHKHLLFASLLAIVAILLAKGLITLAVITALMYLLQWVAGRRIRIIPALMLIFSLVVLSLFEPNGKVLFSMGTLAFTEGSLTIALTKALRLLSLLSASQSLSASNPKIEGKAGTLLALTLAYFSLLTRSFRETKGSVIQRVDQALQATASGKSTDKTSPATHKKLINIPLFLFIVLGVLAVSLISLIVY, encoded by the coding sequence ATGATGTCGCAAACTGAGAAAAAAATAGCCTTCATCAGTGCTACAACCCTCCTGCTTTCCACCTTGGAGTACCTCATTCCCAAACCCCTTCCCTTCCTTCGTTTGGGATTGGCAAACCTCCCCCTCCTTATCATCCTCGATGGCATGTCCTTCGGTCCTTTCTTCATTATCCTGCTACTCAAGGCAGTCGGCCAAGGCATGGTAAGCGGAACACTCTTCTCCTACCTCTTCCTGATTTCCCTTGCAGGTACCCTGAGCAGCGGTATCGCCATGAAAGGGGCGAAGCAACTTCTTGGGATCAGGGTAAGTCTTGTTGGCTGTTCCCTGCTTGGGGCCTTTGTAAGCAATCTGTCCCAACTACAGGTTGCTTCCTGGATTGCCTATGGTCCTTCCATCTGGATAGCCGCACCGCTTATGCTTGCACTGGGCATGGTCACCAGCTTTGCGTTGGGACTCCTTGCTGAGATCTATCTGCAGAGGGGGACAACGGGAAAAGCGCTCACACAGGGAACCCTTTCCCTCTCCATACCTCCCACAGAAGAAAAGGTCTCTCACAAACACCTGCTATTTGCCTCTCTGCTTGCCATTGTGGCAATCCTCCTCGCGAAGGGCCTCATCACACTTGCTGTTATCACCGCACTGATGTATCTCCTGCAATGGGTCGCTGGGAGAAGGATCCGGATCATACCAGCCCTTATGCTTATCTTCTCGCTGGTTGTGTTAAGCCTGTTTGAACCAAATGGGAAGGTATTGTTCAGCATGGGTACGCTTGCATTCACCGAAGGATCACTAACGATTGCTCTTACCAAGGCTCTCCGCCTGCTTTCCCTCCTCTCAGCCAGCCAGAGCCTGAGCGCAAGCAACCCAAAGATTGAAGGCAAGGCTGGCACCCTGCTTGCCCTCACCCTTGCCTATTTCAGCCTACTCACCCGATCATTCCGTGAAACAAAGGGTTCTGTCATACAACGCGTGGACCAGGCACTGCAGGCAACGGCAAGTGGGAAAAGTACCGATAAAACTTCTCCCGCCACGCATAAAAAGCTAATCAACATCCCACTGTTCCTTTTCATTGTTTTGGGTGTACTAGCTGTCTCACTCATTAGCTTAATAGTATATTAA
- the adhE gene encoding bifunctional acetaldehyde-CoA/alcohol dehydrogenase: MADKKQTEELFAGQKELQDMIERVKRAQAKFATYSQEQVDAIFRAAAIAANDERIKLASMAVKETGMGIVEDKVIKNHFSAEYIFNKYKDDKTCGIIEVDQAFGIKKIAEPKGVICGIIPTTNPTSTAIFKSLIALKTRNAIIFSPHPRAKECTCEAARVILEAAVKAGAPEDIIGWIDEPSIEKTDYLMKNKLVNLILATGGPSMVKSAYSSGIPAIGVGPGNTPALMDKSADVKMAVSSILMSKTFDNGVVCASEQAVICHKDIYDAVKKEFSDRGARFLTKKEADMLRKVILDPKRGTVNPAIVGQKASKVAEIAGFTVPETTKVLIGEVEHADASEPFAHEKLSPVLAMYKCDNYGEGTNMAATLVALGGYGHTSVLYIDENETEKVDTYSRTVKTSRVLVNMPASQGAIGDIYNFRLEPSLTLGCGSWGNNSISENVGPKHLLNIKTEAARRENMLWFKLPPKTYFKYGCLPVALGELKGKKRAFIITDSFLFTSGMVDKITDTLDAMGIECETFHQVKPDPTLGTITEGMKLINAFKPDVLIGLGGGSPMDAAKIMWLLYEHPEVQFDGLALRFMDIQKRIYAFPNMGKKAELVCVPTTSGTGSEVTPFAIITDEKSGMKYAIADYALTPTMAIVDSELAMGMPKGLTASCGVDVLTHALEALASSMSTDYTNGLSLEAARVIFKYLPKAYRDGTDKKAREKVHNASTIAGMAFSNAFLGVCHSMAHKLGAQFHIPHGMANALLLCNVIRYNATDNPTKQASFPQYEYPSAISRYARAADYIAMVVNEQENTPYIKTAATDSQDKKVEALVAGIEMLKKELDIPSSIKEWGIKEEDFLAVVDELAVKAFDDQCTGTNPRYPLIGEIKQLYLDCFYGRVYQEA, encoded by the coding sequence ATGGCTGATAAGAAACAAACTGAAGAGCTTTTTGCAGGACAGAAAGAACTCCAGGACATGATCGAACGAGTAAAGCGTGCACAAGCCAAATTCGCTACCTATTCCCAGGAACAGGTCGACGCCATATTCCGCGCTGCTGCAATAGCAGCAAACGACGAGCGTATCAAGTTGGCCTCAATGGCAGTGAAAGAGACCGGCATGGGCATTGTGGAAGACAAGGTTATCAAGAACCACTTCTCTGCAGAATACATCTTCAACAAATACAAGGATGACAAGACCTGTGGAATCATAGAGGTGGACCAGGCATTCGGTATCAAGAAAATTGCTGAGCCGAAAGGCGTCATTTGTGGCATTATCCCTACCACCAACCCAACCAGTACGGCAATCTTCAAGAGCTTGATCGCCCTGAAAACCCGTAACGCAATCATCTTCAGCCCACATCCAAGAGCAAAGGAGTGCACGTGTGAAGCAGCCCGTGTCATTCTGGAAGCTGCAGTGAAGGCAGGGGCACCTGAGGACATTATCGGCTGGATCGATGAACCCTCCATTGAGAAAACAGACTACCTGATGAAAAACAAGCTGGTGAACCTTATCCTTGCCACCGGTGGTCCTTCCATGGTCAAGAGCGCCTACTCCTCCGGCATTCCCGCCATCGGGGTTGGCCCAGGGAATACCCCTGCCCTTATGGACAAGAGCGCAGACGTCAAGATGGCTGTCAGCTCAATTCTCATGAGCAAGACCTTTGACAATGGAGTGGTCTGTGCAAGTGAGCAGGCAGTAATTTGCCACAAGGACATCTATGATGCAGTAAAGAAAGAGTTTTCTGATCGTGGTGCACGATTCCTCACAAAGAAGGAAGCTGACATGCTTCGCAAGGTCATCCTCGACCCAAAGCGGGGAACCGTAAACCCAGCCATTGTTGGACAGAAAGCTTCCAAGGTTGCAGAGATTGCTGGATTCACCGTTCCCGAGACCACCAAGGTCCTTATCGGGGAGGTGGAACATGCCGATGCTTCAGAGCCTTTTGCCCACGAGAAACTCAGTCCAGTATTGGCAATGTATAAATGTGACAACTATGGAGAGGGAACCAACATGGCAGCAACCTTGGTTGCCTTGGGTGGTTACGGGCATACCAGTGTCCTCTACATTGATGAGAATGAGACGGAGAAGGTAGACACCTACAGTAGGACTGTAAAGACCAGTCGTGTGTTGGTGAACATGCCAGCAAGCCAGGGAGCCATTGGGGATATCTACAACTTCCGCCTGGAGCCTTCCCTCACACTTGGCTGTGGTTCCTGGGGAAACAACTCAATCAGTGAGAACGTAGGACCCAAACACCTGTTGAACATCAAGACCGAAGCTGCCAGGAGGGAAAACATGCTCTGGTTCAAACTGCCTCCAAAGACGTATTTCAAGTACGGCTGTCTGCCTGTTGCCCTTGGCGAGCTGAAGGGTAAGAAGCGCGCATTCATCATCACCGACTCCTTCCTGTTCACCAGCGGTATGGTGGATAAGATCACCGACACGCTTGATGCCATGGGTATCGAATGCGAGACGTTCCACCAGGTGAAACCCGATCCTACCTTGGGTACCATAACTGAGGGAATGAAGCTAATAAATGCCTTCAAACCCGATGTTCTCATTGGACTGGGCGGTGGTTCCCCGATGGATGCTGCAAAGATCATGTGGTTGCTCTACGAGCATCCGGAGGTTCAGTTCGATGGGCTCGCATTGCGGTTCATGGATATCCAGAAGAGAATCTACGCCTTCCCGAACATGGGAAAGAAAGCCGAGCTTGTATGTGTACCTACCACCAGTGGTACCGGTAGTGAGGTTACTCCCTTTGCCATCATCACTGATGAGAAAAGTGGGATGAAGTACGCAATAGCAGACTATGCACTTACCCCGACCATGGCGATCGTGGATAGTGAGCTTGCCATGGGAATGCCCAAGGGGCTGACCGCAAGCTGTGGTGTTGATGTACTGACCCATGCCTTGGAGGCTCTTGCCTCGAGCATGTCCACCGACTATACCAATGGATTGAGCCTTGAAGCGGCCCGTGTCATCTTCAAGTACCTGCCAAAGGCATATCGGGATGGGACGGACAAGAAGGCACGTGAGAAGGTACACAATGCCTCCACCATCGCGGGCATGGCATTCAGCAATGCATTCCTGGGAGTCTGCCACTCGATGGCACATAAGCTGGGAGCCCAGTTCCATATTCCCCATGGTATGGCAAATGCGCTGCTGTTGTGTAACGTCATTCGCTACAATGCGACTGACAATCCGACCAAGCAGGCTTCCTTCCCACAGTACGAGTACCCCTCCGCTATCAGCAGATATGCTAGAGCTGCTGACTACATTGCCATGGTGGTAAATGAACAGGAGAATACTCCCTACATCAAGACAGCGGCAACTGACAGCCAGGACAAGAAAGTTGAGGCCTTGGTTGCAGGGATTGAGATGCTGAAAAAGGAACTTGATATACCTTCCTCCATCAAGGAGTGGGGCATCAAGGAGGAGGACTTCCTGGCCGTGGTTGACGAGCTTGCTGTAAAAGCATTCGATGACCAGTGCACGGGAACCAACCCCCGCTACCCCTTGATCGGCGAGATCAAGCAACTTTACCTGGACTGTTTCTACGGAAGGGTGTATCAGGAAGCATAA
- a CDS encoding HAD family hydrolase — translation MFECKLICTDIDGTLLDPNHQISDRTKEAIRRARRKGIIVALVSGRISESLTLIQEELNITGPLGCFNGSLVLDEDGNELEAHPIREDQCMHVLSYLAQTELEYFVFTNESWYMNEMNAWYDVEVKASRTQGRIVTLDRLCDTLGKSERPFKLLAMHDDNEYMRVQERELQTRFGSSLNIFSSSPRYIEILARGVDKGHAVRSLCESYGVNPGTVMAVGDYYNDIGMFRAAGYAVAMANAPDEVKAHSHACTASNSEDGLALAIESVL, via the coding sequence ATGTTTGAATGCAAACTCATCTGTACAGATATAGACGGAACCCTGCTTGATCCAAACCATCAGATCAGCGACAGAACAAAAGAAGCCATTCGCCGAGCCCGGAGAAAGGGTATCATTGTTGCGCTTGTCAGCGGCAGGATTTCAGAAAGCCTTACCCTGATTCAAGAGGAATTGAACATTACCGGCCCACTAGGGTGTTTCAATGGCTCACTTGTGCTCGATGAGGACGGAAATGAATTGGAAGCACACCCCATCAGAGAGGACCAATGCATGCATGTCCTATCCTACCTTGCACAGACTGAGCTTGAATACTTTGTTTTTACCAATGAAAGTTGGTACATGAATGAAATGAATGCCTGGTACGATGTTGAAGTAAAAGCTTCACGCACACAAGGTCGTATTGTCACCCTGGACCGTCTTTGTGACACTCTGGGCAAGAGTGAGAGACCCTTCAAGCTTTTGGCAATGCATGATGACAATGAGTATATGAGAGTACAAGAAAGAGAGTTGCAGACCCGATTCGGCAGCTCCTTGAATATCTTCAGTTCCTCCCCCCGCTATATAGAAATTCTGGCAAGAGGTGTGGACAAGGGCCATGCTGTTCGCTCTCTCTGTGAATCGTATGGGGTAAATCCAGGAACCGTTATGGCAGTAGGTGACTACTACAATGATATTGGGATGTTCCGCGCTGCTGGATATGCGGTAGCCATGGCTAATGCACCCGATGAGGTAAAGGCACATTCCCACGCATGTACCGCCAGCAACAGCGAAGACGGACTGGCCCTCGCCATTGAGTCAGTCCTATGA
- a CDS encoding MFS transporter, whose product MKRILSLYRGLPQPIYVLFFATVVNAVGIFIYPFLTLYLTRRLGYTPLQAGTFMTIASILYVPGSFIGSKLADTIGRKPVLVVFQLLMDLCFILAGFFEGEAFVPYFILLGLFFDGAVDPAREALKTDVTSIENRQVSFSLIYLGHNVGYSIGPVIAGYLFYKAPEWLFYGNAAAGILSVLLVMIKIKESKPSKELIEESKGWDTTEKGEEGGLFKALLTRPRLLLFALSITFFSFAYSQTLFALPLLTTNLFGQAGAPLYGRMMAINGIVVVICNPIIVSLLRRFHPLANSTLSGIFYAIGFGLFAFATTPFVFMGLTVIYTLGEIISATNDNFYVANNTPISHRSRFSAILPIIMGTGHAIAPITGGLIIESYSMSLLWITTALAALIGATGVFLIYLKERQERK is encoded by the coding sequence ATGAAGCGGATACTCTCCCTTTACAGAGGGTTGCCGCAGCCGATTTATGTTCTCTTCTTTGCAACAGTCGTCAATGCTGTCGGGATATTCATCTATCCATTCCTGACACTCTATCTCACCAGACGATTGGGCTATACCCCGCTGCAAGCGGGTACCTTCATGACCATCGCCTCCATCCTCTATGTCCCTGGCTCCTTCATCGGCAGCAAACTTGCCGATACCATCGGGCGAAAGCCGGTGTTGGTGGTTTTCCAACTGCTTATGGATCTCTGTTTCATCCTGGCAGGATTCTTTGAGGGAGAGGCATTCGTGCCCTACTTCATCCTGCTGGGTTTGTTCTTCGATGGAGCGGTCGACCCTGCGCGGGAGGCTTTGAAGACCGATGTTACCAGCATTGAAAATCGTCAGGTCTCATTCAGCCTCATCTACCTTGGACATAATGTAGGCTACTCCATCGGCCCGGTCATTGCAGGGTACCTGTTCTATAAAGCTCCTGAGTGGTTGTTCTATGGGAATGCTGCAGCAGGCATTCTCTCCGTGCTGCTTGTCATGATCAAGATAAAGGAGAGCAAACCCTCCAAGGAACTGATCGAGGAGAGCAAGGGATGGGATACTACAGAAAAAGGTGAGGAGGGAGGCCTTTTCAAGGCCTTGCTCACCCGCCCAAGGCTCCTGCTTTTTGCACTTTCAATTACTTTTTTCAGCTTTGCCTACAGCCAGACGTTGTTTGCCCTTCCCCTACTTACCACAAACCTGTTCGGCCAGGCGGGAGCACCCCTGTATGGGAGAATGATGGCGATAAACGGGATCGTAGTGGTTATATGTAATCCAATTATTGTAAGCTTGCTTAGACGCTTTCACCCTCTGGCAAATTCAACCCTCTCTGGTATTTTCTATGCAATCGGATTCGGCCTCTTTGCTTTTGCGACCACCCCATTTGTATTTATGGGATTGACAGTGATCTACACGTTGGGGGAAATAATTTCAGCAACCAATGACAATTTTTACGTGGCCAACAATACCCCGATCAGCCATCGCTCACGGTTCTCTGCAATCCTTCCCATCATCATGGGGACCGGGCATGCAATAGCCCCCATAACCGGGGGCCTGATCATCGAATCGTACTCCATGAGCCTGCTCTGGATCACCACTGCCCTGGCCGCCCTGATTGGGGCAACCGGGGTCTTCCTGATCTACCTGAAAGAGAGACAGGAACGTAAGTAG
- a CDS encoding 4Fe-4S ferredoxin yields MHAARNISLCTKDCVCLFVCPTGATDTENGQIDFAKCQDGCRLCVDACPSHAIYLVPSVYPASQQKSEEVRKSLFTLAKSKATQESLARGLAEASDDPLFKQLMHAVATSNRVLAEDCYREAGYILPQSEAVTTWLKQLLSEHETDKDFPSDAVRTLLEKL; encoded by the coding sequence ATGCATGCTGCAAGAAATATTTCCCTCTGCACCAAGGATTGTGTCTGTCTGTTCGTCTGTCCCACAGGTGCAACCGATACGGAAAATGGACAGATAGATTTCGCTAAATGCCAGGATGGTTGCCGCCTCTGTGTGGATGCCTGCCCAAGTCATGCAATCTATTTAGTCCCTTCGGTATATCCTGCTTCCCAGCAGAAGAGTGAAGAAGTGAGAAAGAGCTTGTTTACACTTGCGAAGAGTAAGGCAACCCAGGAGAGTCTTGCCAGAGGACTCGCTGAGGCAAGTGATGATCCTCTCTTCAAGCAGCTCATGCATGCCGTTGCAACAAGCAATCGTGTACTTGCCGAGGACTGCTATCGTGAAGCAGGGTACATCCTGCCACAGAGTGAGGCAGTAACTACATGGTTGAAGCAATTACTCAGTGAGCATGAGACTGATAAGGATTTTCCTTCTGATGCTGTGAGAACTCTGCTCGAAAAGCTGTAG